A genomic segment from Klebsiella africana encodes:
- a CDS encoding ogr/Delta-like zinc finger family protein, with protein sequence MFVCPYCGANARTRTSRRLSEFTIRQYHQCQNLECSESFTTLNTVERRVTKRSTSADPLPPGFIPGDAFPASHYGNSQLSLAV encoded by the coding sequence ATGTTTGTTTGTCCCTACTGCGGCGCAAACGCCCGTACCCGCACCAGCCGCCGGTTAAGCGAGTTCACCATCCGGCAATATCATCAATGCCAGAATCTTGAATGCAGTGAGTCATTCACGACACTTAACACCGTAGAGCGCAGAGTAACGAAGCGCTCAACCAGCGCAGATCCATTGCCGCCAGGATTCATCCCCGGCGACGCTTTCCCGGCTTCTCATTACGGGAACAGTCAACTTAGTCTTGCAGTATAA
- a CDS encoding phage late control D family protein, with translation MSIADTLTTAAEAYVEKLSEVVKTPDFSITLGGVALTELADRITSLSVTDNNGFDADQLTLSVDDSDGVTDLPPRGAELAVSIGWLGEALIYKGLYTVDEVGHSGPPDVIDITAHSADFREEMNVRREVSWHDVTVERVVSAIARRYDLKPMISEALIDIEIDHADQTEESDMSFLTRMAEMLGAIATVKNGCLLFILPGGGVSASGRALPSAEITRASGDRHRFRIADRDAYTGVRAYWLDLNFGKKKPVKVTKRKTNTARKKAEEKSSRPEGDYMEGAEGNVYVLRKTYQNETAARRAAAAKWIQLQKGVAQFSITLARGRADLYPGMHLTVSGFKPEIDTQDWIIARAEHVIGDNGFTTKMELEAKISDWIAETEQ, from the coding sequence ATGTCGATAGCAGACACGCTGACAACAGCAGCCGAAGCGTATGTAGAAAAATTAAGTGAGGTCGTAAAAACACCGGATTTTAGTATCACGCTGGGTGGGGTTGCCCTGACCGAACTGGCCGACCGCATCACCTCGCTATCTGTTACAGATAACAACGGTTTTGATGCTGACCAGCTAACCCTGTCAGTAGATGACTCTGACGGGGTAACAGATTTACCCCCACGTGGTGCGGAGCTGGCGGTGTCCATCGGCTGGCTGGGTGAGGCGTTGATCTACAAAGGTCTCTACACCGTTGACGAGGTGGGGCATAGCGGGCCGCCGGATGTTATCGACATCACCGCGCACAGCGCTGATTTTCGCGAAGAGATGAACGTCAGGCGGGAGGTGTCCTGGCATGATGTGACGGTAGAGCGGGTGGTATCGGCCATAGCCCGGCGCTATGACCTGAAGCCGATGATTAGCGAGGCTCTGATCGACATTGAGATCGACCATGCGGATCAGACCGAAGAGAGTGACATGTCGTTTTTAACGCGCATGGCGGAGATGTTGGGGGCCATTGCCACCGTGAAAAATGGCTGTCTGCTGTTTATCTTGCCTGGGGGCGGCGTCAGTGCATCCGGTAGGGCGCTGCCATCGGCTGAGATAACCCGTGCCAGCGGAGATCGTCACAGGTTCCGCATTGCCGATCGCGATGCTTACACCGGCGTGAGGGCGTACTGGCTGGATCTTAATTTCGGCAAGAAAAAACCGGTCAAGGTCACTAAGCGCAAAACAAATACTGCCAGAAAAAAGGCTGAGGAGAAAAGCAGCCGGCCGGAGGGGGATTACATGGAAGGCGCTGAAGGTAACGTGTATGTTTTGCGTAAAACCTATCAGAACGAAACGGCGGCCAGGCGCGCAGCTGCGGCAAAATGGATACAGCTCCAGAAAGGCGTGGCACAGTTTTCGATAACCCTGGCGCGCGGCCGCGCCGATTTATATCCGGGTATGCATCTGACCGTGTCGGGCTTTAAGCCTGAAATCGATACTCAGGATTGGATAATTGCCAGAGCGGAACATGTGATCGGTGATAACGGATTTACCACGAAAATGGAGCTTGAGGCGAAAATAAGCGACTGGATTGCAGAAACTGAACAGTAG